The DNA sequence CTGGTTGAAGGAGACTGGGACCCGGCAGACTTTCTCGTCCTGCAGGCGGGGCAAACCATCGAGGTCACCAACGACGAAATGGTCATTACCGCCAGCGGCCATGTTGACCACGATCGAATCTCATCTCGATCCACGCCTCATGGTAATTGATTTGGTCTCTCTTTCAGAGAGAGTGAGATGCGTTTCCTCTCCGGATCCACCTCCAGTACCGTGACCATCACCCGCTGGTTAACCTTGACCACATCGGCGGGGTTTCGAATGTATCGGTCGCTGAGTTGGCTGATATGGACCAGTCCGTCCTGATGGACGCCGATATCCACGAAGGCGCCGAACGCTGTGACGTTGGTGACTACTCCGGGGATCCGCATACCGGCACGGACATCCTCGAGTTTCCGGAGGTCATCGGCAAAACTGAACACCTCGAAGCGTTCTCTCGGATCCCGGCCTGGCTTGGCCAGTTCCGAGAGGATGTCGTTCAGAGTAGGCAAACCAACCCGATCGTTGATATACTTCTCCAAAGTAATCTTGCGGCGGAGCGCTGAATCACGTACCAGGTCGACCACCGAAGCGGAGAGATCCCTGGCCATGGCCTCCACCACATCGTAGCTTTCCGGA is a window from the Atribacteraceae bacterium genome containing:
- a CDS encoding S1 RNA-binding domain-containing protein: RHIVQYRDEYGPFRSRRELTNVPRLGKKAFEQAAGFLRIQDGVNLLDGSAVHPESYDVVEAMARDLSASVVDLVRDSALRRKITLEKYINDRVGLPTLNDILSELAKPGRDPRERFEVFSFADDLRKLEDVRAGMRIPGVVTNVTAFGAFVDIGVHQDGLVHISQLSDRYIRNPADVVKVNQRVMVTVLEVDPERKRISLSLKERPNQLP